The nucleotide sequence GGTGGACTTCAGCGGCTGGCCCGTCATCACCCACAAGTGGCTCAGCGACGACATGGCCTACTCCCTGTGCCAAGCCATCTACCGGCGTCGCCGCGACATCCCCGTGGACGCCCCCCGCCTCAACGTCCGGCAGGCCTGCCGGGATACCGACGCCGGCCCGCTGGGGATACCGTTGCATCCGGGGGCTCAGCGGTTTTATGAGGATATGGGGTTTCTGTAGGCGCGGGATTCAGTCTCTGGCAGGTTTGAAACCCGACGCTCAATACGACCGGGCGGATGGCGTGAGGTGAACGCTCACGAATCTTCATCCGTGAGCAACGCGTCGGCCTCCGCCAGCACCGTGTCCAGGTCGGGGCCCCGACCTGGAGCGATCTCCTTCTCGCCCTGAGCCAACAGTCTGAGCATCTGCCGCTCGGACTCCGCCTGCTGGTACGCTTCAGCACTCAGGAGAACCGCCGCCGCTCGTCCCCGCTGCGTGATGACGAACGGTTCACGCGACTCGCCGACGCGCTTCAAGACGGCTGCCGCGTCCTGGCGCAAAACGGTTACAGGTATGATGTGGGGCAACTTGGTCATGAGAACCCCTTCGGTTCGTTGGCGGTATGGTTAACCATACTGCCTACGCTTGATTGCACAACACCACGCTAGTCCCTGGCCACGGTCAACGTCATGCGCTGCCCTTGGACCACCCGGACCTCCGTGCCCGCGGCTATCGCGTCCGCTCCCGCCTCGGTGCGGGCACGCCACAACTCGCCGTTCACGTAAACGTACCCGGCAGGGTCCAAGGTGTCCCGTGCCACCCCGCGAAGTCCCACGAGTTGGGCGGCGCCGGCGGCTTCCAGTTGGTAGGCCTTGCGCAGGAACGGGTAGCAGACCACGTCTTTCAGCACCACCACGCCCATGATGGTGAGCACCGCCCACATGGGCAGGCCCAGCCAGGCGTGCAGGACGGTCACGAGCGCGGCGGCCAGGAGCCAGCCGGGAAGCTGGAAGAGGTAGTAGCGGGTGATGGTCCGCACCGGGGGCGTGTCTCGGTGGTCAGAGGGCCCGTCCGAACGGTCGGGCGGCGACGGTGTGAGTCGCGGCGATTCGACGGTCCGGACGGGTGTCTCGAACTACATGGCGCCGGCGAAGAGCCGTAGCGTCTCGCCGCGGTCGGCGTCGCCCACGTTGTAGGGGATGATGGCTACTTGGTTGATGGCGCTCTGCTTGAGTTCCTCGACCTTGGCTTGGCACTCCTCGGGGGTGCCGGCGACGGCGAACTTGTCCACCAGCCAGTCGGGGATCACGCGGGCCTGGGCGGCGAGCGGGTTCATGTGCTGGTAGTAGTTGTAGGCTTGGTGGATGTCGTCCAGGACCTTCTGCTCTTGTTCGTTCAGGGTGAAGGGCAGCGGGTGGGCGATGACCCGGGCCACGTGGGCCTTGACCGCGTCCTTGGCGCCGGGCTGCTCGGAGACCGCGCACGGGACCCACAGCACCAGGTCGATGTCGGAGAGCTTCCGGCCCGCCGACTCGGCGCCGGCGGCGATGCGTTCCACGGCTCTCTCGATGGCGCCGGCATCCACGCCGACCAGGATGATGACGCCGTCGGCGATGCGGCCGGAGAGCTCGAGCATCTTGGGGCCGCTGGCGGCCGCGTAGAACGGGATCTTCCGGTTCTGGGCGAAGTTGAGGTGTATCTTGCTGCCGCTCTCCAGCTCCGCTTCGCCGCCCTCGATGACGGCCCGCATCTGCGCCACCGCCGCCTCGAACTCCGCCAGCCGCGCCTGCTTGCGGCCCATGGTCTCCAGCGAGCTGTCGCCCAGGCCGATGCCGACGGCGAACCGTCCCGGCGCGAGCTCGTCCAGGGTGGCGTAGCCGCTGGCCAGCACCGAGGGGTGGCGGGTCACGGGGTTGGTGACGCCGGTGCCGATGATCACCTTCGAGGTGTTGAGCGCCACCGCGGCCATGTTCACGAACGCCTCGCGCCAGATGAGATGCGAGTCGCCGACCCAGATGTGGCTGTAGCCCAG is from Deltaproteobacteria bacterium and encodes:
- a CDS encoding LLM class flavin-dependent oxidoreductase; the protein is MSSLQYGVGMFPTESMSRIIHLSKQAEDLGYSHIWVGDSHLIWREAFVNMAAVALNTSKVIIGTGVTNPVTRHPSVLASGYATLDELAPGRFAVGIGLGDSSLETMGRKQARLAEFEAAVAQMRAVIEGGEAELESGSKIHLNFAQNRKIPFYAAASGPKMLELSGRIADGVIILVGVDAGAIERAVERIAAGAESAGRKLSDIDLVLWVPCAVSEQPGAKDAVKAHVARVIAHPLPFTLNEQEQKVLDDIHQAYNYYQHMNPLAAQARVIPDWLVDKFAVAGTPEECQAKVEELKQSAINQVAIIPYNVGDADRGETLRLFAGAM
- a CDS encoding type II toxin-antitoxin system Phd/YefM family antitoxin codes for the protein MTKLPHIIPVTVLRQDAAAVLKRVGESREPFVITQRGRAAAVLLSAEAYQQAESERQMLRLLAQGEKEIAPGRGPDLDTVLAEADALLTDEDS
- a CDS encoding NfeD family protein, coding for MRTITRYYLFQLPGWLLAAALVTVLHAWLGLPMWAVLTIMGVVVLKDVVCYPFLRKAYQLEAAGAAQLVGLRGVARDTLDPAGYVYVNGELWRARTEAGADAIAAGTEVRVVQGQRMTLTVARD